Proteins encoded within one genomic window of Paenarthrobacter sp. JL.01a:
- the tmk gene encoding dTMP kinase produces MSIQSTGLFIAFEGGDGAGKSTQAARLSDALESRGLSVLRTREPGGTPIGEKLRSLVLDHGHGTIDARTEALMFAAARAAHAHQVIRPALANGTVVITDRYIDSSVAYQGAGRGLGADGVLSLNEWATEGLHPHLTVLLDVDPADGRQRRTAGDAAEDRLESEPDEFHSAIRHAFLDLAGAAPSSYLVLPAGDDIEALAARILERVESLLGDRVPGLRP; encoded by the coding sequence GTGAGTATTCAGAGCACAGGTCTTTTCATCGCGTTCGAAGGCGGGGACGGAGCGGGCAAGTCCACACAGGCCGCCCGGCTGTCCGATGCCCTCGAATCCCGGGGCCTATCCGTCCTGCGGACCCGCGAACCGGGTGGCACCCCGATCGGCGAGAAGCTGCGCTCCCTGGTGCTGGACCATGGTCATGGGACCATCGATGCCCGTACCGAGGCCCTGATGTTCGCCGCTGCCCGCGCCGCCCACGCCCACCAGGTCATCCGTCCTGCCTTGGCCAACGGGACGGTGGTCATTACGGACCGCTACATCGATTCCTCTGTCGCCTACCAAGGTGCCGGCCGCGGCCTGGGTGCCGACGGTGTCTTGTCCCTTAATGAATGGGCCACCGAAGGGCTCCATCCGCACCTGACCGTTTTGCTCGACGTCGATCCCGCCGACGGCCGCCAGCGCCGCACGGCCGGGGACGCTGCCGAGGACCGGCTTGAATCCGAGCCGGACGAATTCCACTCAGCCATCCGCCATGCTTTCCTGGACCTGGCCGGGGCCGCGCCCTCGAGCTACCTGGTCCTGCCTGCCGGCGATGACATCGAGGCACTCGCCGCCCGGATCCTGGAGCGGGTGGAGTCGCTGTTGGGTGACCGAGTTCCCGGCCTCCGCCCGTGA